In one Staphylococcus lutrae genomic region, the following are encoded:
- a CDS encoding ABC-F family ATP-binding cassette domain-containing protein: protein MILMQLSQITKSFDGETIFEGVHFEIKTGERIGIVGRNGAGKSTLMKIIAEVEPYDSGHISKIKGLKIGYLTQQMTLNTQNSVLEEMARPFEEVKTIGQRMQDEADWLAAHADHYESDAYQAHIAKYEQLSNQFEQQDGYQYESKIKTVLNGLGFSTTDYHRPIQDFSGGQKTRLALAQMLLSEPDILLLDEPTNHLDMATTEWLEDYLKYFKGAIVIISHDRFFLDKIVTQIYDVSLGEVKHYVGNYAKFITLRDQYYQKRLSEYERQQGEIKRLETFVEKNITRASTSGMAKSRRKMLERMVRIEKPMLDARSANIQFDFDRNTGNDVMRIQDLVIGYDAAITAPIHFEINKGDHIGVIGPNGIGKSTLIKTLAQRLRPLSGQIVEGANLKVGYYDQKQAEFRSNQSLLDYVWNQYPQMPEKDIRGVLGRFLFTQNDVLKIINDLSGGEKARLQLALLMLERNNVLILDEPTNHLDIDSKEMLEQALKNFAGTLIFVSHDRYFINQLANRIFDLNAHGGQLYLGDYQYYLEKLEQQKAIAAYEKQHESVAHKSEQSTSQHLYQDQKKLQREKRKLERQIESEEQKITELEARLEAIDYEMTDEKVMHDYEKTQMLAEERLTIEQSLEQIMANWENLQSELALYEEKSQEL from the coding sequence ATGATTTTAATGCAATTAAGTCAGATTACAAAATCGTTTGATGGTGAAACAATTTTTGAAGGGGTTCATTTTGAAATAAAAACGGGTGAACGTATCGGCATTGTTGGTCGAAACGGGGCTGGAAAATCTACACTTATGAAAATTATCGCCGAAGTTGAACCCTATGACTCTGGCCATATTTCTAAAATAAAAGGTCTAAAAATAGGTTATCTAACACAGCAAATGACACTTAACACACAAAATAGCGTTTTAGAAGAAATGGCGCGCCCTTTTGAGGAAGTAAAAACAATTGGACAACGAATGCAAGACGAAGCGGATTGGCTTGCAGCACATGCAGATCACTATGAATCTGATGCGTATCAAGCCCATATCGCAAAATATGAGCAATTATCCAATCAATTTGAACAACAAGACGGCTACCAATATGAGAGCAAAATAAAAACCGTACTGAATGGACTCGGATTTAGTACAACAGATTATCATCGCCCAATACAAGATTTCAGTGGTGGTCAGAAAACACGTCTCGCACTTGCGCAGATGTTGTTGAGTGAGCCTGATATCCTTTTACTCGATGAACCGACCAACCATTTAGATATGGCAACGACCGAATGGCTTGAAGACTATTTAAAATATTTTAAAGGGGCCATTGTCATCATTTCCCACGACCGCTTCTTTTTAGATAAAATTGTCACACAAATATATGATGTTTCACTCGGTGAAGTGAAGCACTATGTTGGAAACTATGCTAAATTCATCACGTTACGCGATCAATACTATCAAAAACGACTCAGTGAATACGAACGTCAACAAGGGGAAATCAAACGACTTGAAACGTTTGTAGAGAAAAATATTACCCGTGCCTCGACCAGTGGCATGGCAAAAAGTCGCCGTAAAATGTTAGAAAGAATGGTGCGCATCGAAAAACCTATGCTCGATGCGAGAAGTGCGAACATTCAATTTGATTTCGACCGCAATACTGGAAACGACGTGATGCGCATTCAAGATTTAGTCATTGGTTATGATGCTGCCATAACGGCGCCTATTCATTTTGAGATCAACAAAGGCGATCATATCGGTGTGATTGGTCCTAACGGTATTGGAAAATCCACACTGATTAAAACATTAGCGCAACGATTGCGCCCTCTTTCCGGTCAAATTGTCGAAGGCGCAAATCTAAAAGTGGGTTACTATGATCAAAAACAAGCTGAATTTCGCTCCAATCAATCTCTTTTAGACTATGTTTGGAACCAATATCCACAAATGCCTGAAAAAGATATTCGCGGTGTACTGGGGCGCTTTCTCTTCACACAAAATGATGTTCTTAAAATCATTAACGATCTCTCCGGGGGTGAAAAGGCACGTTTGCAACTCGCCTTATTAATGCTTGAGCGTAATAATGTTTTAATTTTAGACGAACCGACCAACCATCTTGACATCGATTCGAAAGAAATGTTAGAACAAGCGCTTAAAAACTTTGCAGGGACATTGATTTTTGTGTCGCATGACCGTTACTTTATTAATCAATTAGCAAATCGTATTTTTGATTTAAACGCGCATGGCGGCCAACTGTACCTCGGCGATTATCAATATTATCTAGAAAAACTAGAACAACAAAAAGCCATCGCTGCATATGAAAAGCAGCATGAATCTGTAGCGCATAAATCGGAGCAATCCACTTCGCAACACTTATATCAAGATCAAAAAAAACTACAGCGTGAAAAACGAAAACTTGAACGACAAATTGAAAGCGAAGAACAAAAAATCACTGAGCTCGAAGCACGTTTGGAAGCAATTGATTATGAAATGACTGATGAAAAAGTCATGCACGACTATGAAAAAACACAAATGCTTGCTGAAGAACGCCTAACTATCGAACAATCTTTAGAACAAATCATGGCAAATTGGGAAAATTTACAATCTGAATTGGCTTTATATGAAGAAAAATCACAAGAACTGTAG
- the tsaD gene encoding tRNA (adenosine(37)-N6)-threonylcarbamoyltransferase complex transferase subunit TsaD, producing MNKQITILAIETSCDETSVSVIENGTKILSNCVLSQIESHQRFGGVVPEVASRHHVENMTIMIEKALHESQKNMADIDAIAVTQGPGLIGALLVGVNAAKALAFAHDKPLIPVHHIAGHIYANQLQKGFTFPLIALIVSGGHTELVYMKDHLQFEVIGETLDDAVGEAYDKVARKIGLPYPGGPAVDRLAAVGEETYAFPRVWLERERYDFSFSGLKSAVINQLHQAKQKGETIVPENVATSFQNSVVEVLVGKAMHACEAYQVKQLIVAGGVASNKGLRQALEIATAEKGIELAIPEPQLCTDNAAMIGAAAYEIYLKGIRGDMAMNGLSSMDIEMYRD from the coding sequence ATGAATAAGCAAATAACGATTCTCGCGATTGAAACGAGTTGTGACGAGACAAGCGTCAGTGTCATTGAGAATGGAACAAAGATTTTAAGCAATTGTGTATTAAGTCAAATTGAGAGCCATCAACGTTTTGGGGGTGTCGTTCCTGAAGTCGCAAGTCGTCATCATGTCGAAAATATGACAATCATGATTGAGAAAGCTTTGCACGAGTCTCAAAAGAACATGGCTGATATTGATGCGATTGCTGTGACACAAGGCCCTGGACTTATCGGTGCACTTTTAGTCGGTGTCAATGCAGCGAAAGCGTTGGCATTTGCACATGACAAACCTTTAATTCCAGTCCATCATATTGCTGGCCATATTTACGCAAATCAACTGCAGAAGGGCTTTACGTTTCCGCTTATTGCATTAATTGTTTCAGGTGGCCATACGGAACTTGTTTATATGAAAGACCACTTGCAATTTGAAGTAATCGGTGAGACCCTTGACGATGCAGTCGGTGAAGCATACGATAAAGTTGCACGTAAAATTGGTTTACCCTATCCAGGTGGCCCTGCGGTAGATCGACTTGCAGCAGTAGGGGAAGAGACCTATGCGTTTCCACGCGTATGGTTAGAACGGGAACGTTATGATTTTAGTTTCAGCGGATTGAAAAGTGCGGTCATCAATCAATTACATCAGGCTAAACAAAAAGGTGAAACGATTGTCCCAGAAAATGTTGCAACCAGTTTCCAAAATAGTGTGGTCGAAGTCCTCGTTGGAAAAGCAATGCATGCATGTGAGGCGTATCAGGTTAAACAATTAATCGTTGCTGGCGGTGTGGCAAGTAATAAAGGGTTACGACAGGCACTAGAGATAGCAACAGCAGAAAAAGGCATTGAACTTGCCATTCCAGAACCACAACTTTGTACGGATAATGCGGCAATGATTGGTGCGGCTGCCTATGAAATTTATTTAAAAGGAATCCGTGGAGATATGGCAATGAACGGTCTAAGTAGTATGGATATTGAAATGTATAGAGATTGA
- the rimI gene encoding ribosomal protein S18-alanine N-acetyltransferase, whose amino-acid sequence MVLEDVPTVYQLEQQSFSQSSWTIDAFYYELEQNHFAHYFVLEFEAQIIGYLGIWIVVDQAQITTIAVDESYRGLGLGQLLLKHGLNFAKAVATIMSLEVRIDNVVAQHVYQKLGFQFGGKRKNYYGDGEDALVMWVNLNE is encoded by the coding sequence ATGGTCCTTGAAGATGTCCCGACCGTTTACCAACTTGAACAACAAAGCTTTAGTCAAAGTTCGTGGACGATAGATGCATTTTATTACGAATTAGAACAAAATCATTTTGCACATTATTTTGTACTGGAATTTGAAGCACAGATTATTGGTTATTTAGGAATATGGATTGTTGTCGATCAGGCACAAATCACGACGATTGCTGTCGATGAATCTTACCGTGGCCTTGGATTAGGACAACTATTACTGAAACATGGGCTCAATTTTGCGAAAGCTGTTGCAACAATCATGAGTTTAGAAGTACGGATTGATAATGTCGTGGCACAACATGTCTACCAAAAACTAGGGTTTCAATTTGGTGGCAAAAGAAAAAATTATTATGGTGATGGAGAGGATGCATTAGTCATGTGGGTGAATTTAAATGAATAA
- the tsaB gene encoding tRNA (adenosine(37)-N6)-threonylcarbamoyltransferase complex dimerization subunit type 1 TsaB, whose translation MYSLLIDSANQPLSVAIMKDGEVLLTYTTTIKRNHSVQLMPMIEWLMKQAQLKPQDLSEVIVAEGPGSYTGLRIGVTTAKTLAYTLGIRLYGVSSLKALAVQIHSPHSYIIPVMDARRNHVFAGVYQWQADRLVNVMEDQYLSLEALIAQWQTEDHVIFVGHDVTQFESELASLTCVSQPPRADVMYQLKGEPRDVHTFIPQYLKLSEAEQNWLNQQQ comes from the coding sequence ATGTACAGTTTACTGATTGATAGTGCCAATCAACCATTATCTGTAGCTATCATGAAAGACGGTGAAGTGTTGCTCACTTATACGACAACGATAAAACGCAATCATTCAGTACAACTCATGCCGATGATTGAATGGTTAATGAAACAAGCTCAGCTCAAGCCACAAGACTTGAGCGAGGTCATTGTTGCAGAAGGACCAGGTTCTTATACAGGGCTACGTATTGGTGTGACCACAGCTAAAACATTGGCTTATACATTAGGTATTCGATTGTATGGGGTTTCTTCTCTAAAAGCGCTGGCCGTTCAAATACATTCACCGCACAGTTATATTATTCCGGTGATGGATGCGCGACGAAACCATGTATTTGCAGGTGTTTATCAATGGCAAGCCGATCGACTTGTTAATGTGATGGAGGATCAATATCTATCATTAGAAGCATTGATTGCACAATGGCAGACGGAAGACCATGTCATCTTTGTCGGGCATGATGTGACTCAATTTGAATCAGAACTTGCGTCATTGACATGTGTATCACAGCCACCTCGTGCAGACGTAATGTATCAACTTAAGGGAGAACCACGGGACGTTCATACTTTTATTCCACAATATCTAAAACTATCAGAGGCGGAACAAAATTGGTTAAACCAACAACAATAG
- the tsaE gene encoding tRNA (adenosine(37)-N6)-threonylcarbamoyltransferase complex ATPase subunit type 1 TsaE: protein MRIKNKAAMQAFANVLATHLTAQNVILLDGDLGAGKTTLSQFIGRALGVKRHISSPTFNIIKSYRGDTLKFHHMDCYRLEHSDEDLGFDEFFDDDAVTVIEWSQFIQDYLPDQYLKITIQVINEEERELVLEASGLHYEKIKEVLDHVQFTD, encoded by the coding sequence ATGAGAATAAAAAATAAAGCAGCGATGCAAGCATTCGCCAATGTCCTTGCAACGCACCTTACCGCACAAAACGTCATATTGTTAGACGGAGATTTAGGTGCAGGAAAAACGACATTAAGCCAGTTTATCGGTCGAGCGTTAGGCGTAAAGCGTCATATCAGTTCACCGACTTTTAATATTATTAAATCTTATCGCGGCGACACGCTTAAATTTCATCATATGGATTGTTATCGATTAGAACATTCTGATGAGGACTTAGGTTTTGATGAATTTTTTGATGATGATGCTGTCACAGTGATCGAGTGGAGTCAATTTATTCAAGACTATTTACCAGACCAATACTTGAAAATTACAATTCAAGTGATTAATGAAGAAGAAAGAGAACTTGTGCTTGAAGCAAGCGGTTTACATTATGAGAAAATAAAGGAGGTGCTTGACCATGTACAGTTTACTGATTGA
- the ilvD gene encoding dihydroxy-acid dehydratase, protein MRSDMIKKGDQQAPARSLLHATGQIQSPTDMNKPFIAICNSYIDIVPGHVHLRELGDIAKEAIREAGAIPFEFNTIGVDDGIAMGHIGMRYSLPSREIIADAAETVINAHWFDGVFYIPNCDKITPGMMLAAVRTNVPAIFCSGGPMKAGLSSQGKALTLSSMFEAVGAFKEGAITKEAFLEMEQNACPTCGSCSGMFTANSMNCLMEVLGLALPYNGTALAVSDQRREMIRAAAKQLVENVKNDLKPRDIITKEAIDDAFALDMAMGGSTNTVLHTLAIANEAGIDYDLTRINEIAKKTPYLSKIAPSSSYSMEDVHQAGGVPAIINELMKKDGVLHPDRITVTGKTLRENNQGKEITNDTVIRRLQNPYDHQGGLSILYGNIAPDGAVIKVGGVDPEIKQFTGKAICFDSHDEAVAAIDNHTVRAGHVVVIRYEGPKGGPGMPEMLAPTSSIVGRGLGKDVALITDGRFSGATRGIAVGHISPEAAAGGPIRLIEDGDRITIDLIHRELTLHVSESELSERQAHQKAFKAKVKSGYLARYTALVTSANTGGVMQVPEDLL, encoded by the coding sequence ATGAGAAGTGACATGATTAAAAAAGGAGATCAACAAGCACCGGCAAGAAGTTTACTCCATGCAACCGGACAAATTCAATCACCTACCGATATGAATAAACCTTTTATAGCCATTTGTAATTCCTATATTGATATTGTCCCTGGACATGTACACCTTCGGGAATTAGGCGATATAGCGAAAGAAGCGATTCGAGAAGCGGGTGCAATTCCTTTTGAATTTAATACGATTGGCGTTGATGATGGCATTGCGATGGGACACATTGGCATGCGTTATTCGTTACCAAGCCGTGAGATTATTGCCGATGCGGCTGAGACAGTCATTAATGCGCACTGGTTTGATGGCGTCTTTTACATTCCTAACTGTGACAAAATTACACCCGGTATGATGTTAGCGGCAGTAAGAACAAATGTCCCCGCCATCTTTTGCTCTGGTGGTCCAATGAAAGCCGGTTTATCCTCTCAAGGTAAAGCACTCACCCTCTCTTCAATGTTTGAAGCAGTCGGCGCTTTTAAAGAAGGGGCCATCACAAAAGAAGCATTTCTTGAAATGGAACAAAATGCTTGTCCGACATGTGGCTCTTGTTCAGGCATGTTTACTGCTAATTCCATGAACTGTTTAATGGAAGTTTTAGGATTAGCACTTCCATACAATGGGACAGCACTGGCGGTCAGTGATCAACGTCGTGAAATGATTCGCGCTGCAGCAAAACAGTTAGTTGAAAATGTCAAAAATGATTTAAAACCGCGTGACATTATTACAAAAGAAGCAATCGATGACGCTTTTGCACTGGATATGGCTATGGGTGGCTCAACGAATACGGTTCTACATACTTTAGCCATTGCAAATGAAGCGGGCATTGATTACGATTTGACGCGTATTAATGAGATTGCTAAAAAAACACCATATTTGTCAAAAATCGCACCAAGCTCTTCTTATTCAATGGAGGATGTGCATCAAGCTGGCGGTGTACCTGCGATTATTAATGAACTGATGAAAAAAGATGGCGTGCTCCACCCAGATCGTATCACTGTAACTGGAAAAACCCTTCGTGAAAATAACCAAGGTAAAGAAATTACAAACGATACTGTGATTCGTCGCCTTCAAAATCCATACGATCACCAAGGCGGTCTCTCTATTCTATACGGAAACATCGCACCTGATGGCGCTGTCATCAAAGTCGGAGGCGTCGACCCAGAAATCAAACAATTTACAGGAAAAGCCATTTGTTTTGATAGTCATGATGAAGCTGTTGCAGCCATTGATAATCACACCGTACGCGCGGGACATGTTGTTGTTATTCGCTATGAAGGACCAAAAGGTGGACCGGGGATGCCAGAAATGTTAGCCCCTACTTCTTCAATTGTCGGACGTGGACTTGGAAAAGATGTTGCATTGATTACTGATGGACGATTCTCTGGCGCAACAAGAGGCATTGCAGTGGGGCACATTTCCCCTGAAGCTGCGGCAGGTGGACCAATTCGCCTAATTGAAGATGGTGACCGCATAACAATTGACTTAATCCATCGAGAGTTAACACTTCATGTCTCTGAGAGCGAACTTTCTGAACGACAAGCACATCAAAAAGCTTTTAAAGCTAAGGTGAAATCCGGTTATTTAGCACGCTATACGGCACTTGTAACAAGTGCAAATACTGGAGGCGTTATGCAAGTACCCGAAGATTTACTTTAA
- the ilvB gene encoding biosynthetic-type acetolactate synthase large subunit: protein MTHTNHTDVSKQETLLDASLQPDPQLLKSGAELLVEAFLEEDVTYIFGYPGGAVLPLYDTFYNGQIKHILCRHEQGATHAAEGYARASGKTGVVVVTSGPGATNAITGIADAYSDSLPLVVITGQVATPGIGKDAFQEADILSMTTPITKHNYQINDIKEIPRIVKEAFHVANSGRKGPVVIDFPKDMGVLATDTTKDNTVNTPGYFINTHPDVDEVQKLNHYLQVSKRPVILAGAGIHFSQSNDLLLKWVEQNQIPVVTTLHGLGAIPYRHPLFLGMGGMHGSYASNMALTECDLLINFGSRFDDRLASHPDEFAPNATIVHVDIDPSEIDKIIKTDLGIVADVKNVLTALLKYDPPKVKHLEWLETVKAYQEKHPFKYVEDDTQTFCKPQRAIEYIGEITNGKAYIATDVGQHQMWVAQFYPFEKYGQLITSGGLGTMGFGIPAAIGAQFAHPKATVVAFVGDGGFQMTNQEMALLNEFNLNIKIVLINNGTLGMVKQWQDKFFNQRFSHSVFNDQPDFMKMSEAYGVKGFLVDHPKKLESQIDAAFLHQGPALIEIRISPVEAVLPMVPSGKANHEMEGLL, encoded by the coding sequence ATGACGCATACAAACCACACTGATGTCTCGAAACAAGAGACACTGCTTGACGCATCACTTCAGCCTGATCCACAACTTTTAAAATCAGGTGCTGAATTGTTAGTCGAAGCGTTTTTGGAAGAAGATGTCACCTATATTTTCGGTTATCCAGGTGGCGCAGTATTGCCCCTTTATGACACATTCTACAACGGGCAAATCAAACACATTCTTTGTCGACACGAACAAGGTGCAACCCATGCTGCAGAAGGTTATGCACGTGCCAGTGGTAAAACAGGTGTTGTCGTTGTCACTAGTGGTCCAGGTGCAACAAATGCAATAACAGGCATTGCGGATGCTTATAGCGATTCATTACCTCTCGTTGTCATCACGGGTCAAGTTGCCACTCCGGGTATCGGTAAAGATGCGTTTCAAGAGGCTGACATTTTATCGATGACCACACCCATTACTAAACATAATTATCAAATTAATGATATTAAGGAGATTCCACGTATTGTAAAAGAAGCGTTTCATGTCGCTAATTCTGGACGTAAAGGCCCTGTCGTGATTGACTTCCCTAAAGATATGGGCGTCTTAGCCACTGATACAACGAAAGATAATACAGTCAATACACCTGGCTACTTCATCAATACACATCCTGATGTTGATGAAGTTCAAAAGCTTAATCATTATTTACAAGTTTCAAAACGTCCTGTCATTTTAGCAGGCGCAGGGATTCATTTTTCACAATCTAATGATTTATTGCTCAAATGGGTAGAACAAAATCAAATCCCTGTCGTCACAACGTTACATGGGCTCGGGGCAATTCCATATCGACATCCCCTATTTTTAGGTATGGGAGGAATGCATGGATCTTATGCAAGTAACATGGCTTTAACTGAATGCGATTTATTAATCAACTTCGGCTCACGTTTTGACGATCGTCTGGCAAGTCATCCTGATGAATTTGCCCCAAATGCAACCATTGTTCATGTCGATATTGACCCATCTGAAATTGACAAAATTATTAAAACAGACCTCGGCATCGTCGCCGATGTTAAGAATGTCCTTACAGCATTGTTAAAATATGATCCACCTAAAGTGAAGCATCTAGAATGGCTCGAAACTGTGAAAGCTTATCAAGAAAAGCACCCTTTCAAATATGTAGAGGATGACACACAAACTTTTTGTAAACCACAACGTGCCATTGAATATATCGGTGAGATTACAAATGGAAAAGCATACATTGCCACTGATGTAGGACAACATCAAATGTGGGTGGCACAATTTTATCCTTTCGAAAAATACGGTCAGTTGATTACGAGTGGTGGTCTAGGGACGATGGGATTTGGAATTCCCGCTGCAATCGGTGCTCAATTTGCACACCCTAAAGCAACCGTCGTTGCATTTGTAGGTGATGGTGGTTTTCAAATGACGAACCAAGAAATGGCATTACTGAATGAATTCAATTTAAATATCAAAATTGTCCTTATCAATAATGGCACATTAGGCATGGTGAAACAATGGCAAGACAAGTTTTTCAATCAGCGATTCTCACATTCCGTATTTAATGATCAACCTGATTTTATGAAAATGAGTGAAGCTTATGGGGTTAAAGGGTTTTTAGTAGATCATCCTAAAAAGTTAGAGTCACAAATCGATGCGGCTTTTCTACATCAAGGTCCTGCCCTCATCGAAATTCGAATATCTCCTGTAGAAGCCGTATTGCCGATGGTACCTAGTGGTAAAGCGAATCATGAGATGGAGGGACTATTATGA
- the ilvN gene encoding acetolactate synthase small subunit, producing the protein MRRTFKLRVFDKAGTLNRLTSLFVRRQINIISLNASPTLEEGITEITFVAEVPDNEKKRTITQQLIKQVNTLSVEDITNINTFNRELLLIKLKKPIVQEDFQKIIQPYDALVSVLKENGQYLYLQATGPQYTLNHLLEDLSSFQIEEVSRTGSAAII; encoded by the coding sequence ATGAGACGGACATTCAAGTTACGCGTTTTCGACAAAGCCGGAACACTCAATCGTTTAACCAGTTTATTTGTGAGACGCCAAATCAATATCATTAGTTTAAATGCTTCACCTACATTAGAAGAAGGCATTACTGAAATCACTTTCGTTGCTGAAGTGCCAGACAATGAAAAAAAGCGTACGATTACGCAACAACTGATTAAACAAGTGAACACATTAAGTGTTGAAGATATAACGAATATCAATACCTTTAATCGCGAGCTGTTACTCATAAAGTTAAAAAAGCCGATTGTTCAGGAGGATTTTCAAAAAATAATCCAACCTTATGATGCGCTGGTTTCAGTACTAAAAGAAAATGGGCAATACTTGTACTTACAAGCGACAGGTCCACAATATACTTTAAATCATCTTTTAGAAGATCTATCATCATTTCAAATCGAAGAAGTTTCACGCACTGGTTCAGCCGCAATTATTTGA
- the ilvC gene encoding ketol-acid reductoisomerase, which translates to MTKVYYDQSVEKDALEGKKVAVVGYGSQGHAHAQNLKDNGYDVIIGIRPGNSFNQAEKDGFDVFPVDEAVKQADVIMVLLPDEIQGTVYQNEIAPHLDAGNALAFAHGFNIHFNVIQPPADVDVFLVAPKGPGHLVRRTFVEGSAVPALFAVYQDATGDAHQLALSYAKGIGATRAGVLETSFKEETETDLFGEQAVLCGGVTRLIQSGFEVLVEAGYQPEIAYFEVLHEMKLIVDLMYEGGLENMRYSISNTAEFGDYVSGPRVITDETKNNMKAVLKDIQDGTFSNRFIKDNEAGFKSFKEMREAQQGHQITEVGKSLRDMMPFIKSKSIQK; encoded by the coding sequence ATGACAAAAGTTTATTATGACCAATCTGTAGAAAAAGATGCATTAGAAGGAAAAAAAGTCGCTGTCGTAGGCTATGGCTCTCAAGGACATGCACACGCACAAAACCTAAAAGACAACGGCTATGATGTGATTATCGGAATCCGTCCGGGCAACTCATTTAATCAAGCTGAAAAAGATGGATTTGATGTGTTCCCAGTGGATGAAGCGGTTAAACAAGCCGACGTCATCATGGTTCTCTTACCTGATGAAATTCAAGGTACGGTTTATCAAAACGAAATTGCACCACATCTCGATGCAGGCAATGCACTCGCATTCGCACATGGGTTCAACATTCATTTCAATGTGATTCAACCTCCAGCTGATGTTGATGTATTTTTAGTGGCACCTAAAGGGCCAGGACACCTCGTTAGACGGACGTTTGTAGAAGGGTCAGCTGTCCCTGCTTTATTTGCTGTATACCAAGATGCGACGGGTGACGCACATCAACTCGCACTCAGTTATGCAAAAGGGATTGGAGCAACACGTGCCGGCGTATTAGAAACTTCATTTAAAGAAGAAACTGAAACGGATTTATTCGGTGAACAAGCAGTCCTTTGTGGGGGTGTCACTCGTCTGATTCAAAGTGGCTTTGAGGTGTTAGTAGAAGCAGGCTATCAACCTGAAATTGCTTATTTTGAAGTCTTACATGAGATGAAGTTAATCGTAGACCTTATGTATGAAGGTGGACTTGAAAACATGCGTTATTCTATTTCTAATACAGCTGAATTTGGTGACTATGTCTCAGGACCACGTGTAATTACAGACGAAACAAAAAACAATATGAAAGCCGTATTAAAAGATATTCAAGATGGGACATTCAGCAATCGATTTATTAAAGACAATGAAGCAGGATTCAAATCATTTAAAGAAATGCGTGAAGCACAACAAGGTCATCAAATCACAGAAGTTGGGAAATCTTTGCGTGATATGATGCCATTTATTAAATCAAAAAGCATTCAAAAGTAA